The candidate division Zixibacteria bacterium HGW-Zixibacteria-1 genome has a segment encoding these proteins:
- a CDS encoding IS30 family transposase: IYNNTPRKCLDFQTPSEVFLEQLLHFKCESTFPFPRE, from the coding sequence ATCTATAATAATACTCCGAGAAAATGTCTGGACTTTCAAACACCGTCTGAAGTATTTTTAGAGCAATTGTTGCACTTCAAATGTGAATCCACCTTCCCGTTTCCACGGGAATGA
- a CDS encoding sodium-independent anion transporter yields MIARFLPFLEWFKGYTIHHFRLDFVSGITVALVLVPQSMAYAQLAGLPAYYGLYAAFLPPLVASLFGSSRQLATGPVAVVSLMTATALEPLATAGSEMFVAYAILLALLVGLFQLLLGVLRLGLVVNFLSHPVVNGFTNAAALIIASSQLAKIFGVNVVQAEHQYETVYNIFRAAWYFTHWPTLGLAILAFIIMYAIRRINPRLPYVLVAVGVTTIISWATGFEHNCAMKLNQIKSHEAVRTINQFNETVDRIQELVDQRIQLGADMKKAVGVYGENSLAAASVHNELSLLNIEIEELKERNQLLKQQLWMIHLKSTGTHDGAMEFYDLQTNIAGMQYDQYNWRLLVGNRRIDSAAVRMACGGSVVGNIPRGLPSLIFPKFDTSVAFNLLPIAIIISLLGFMEAISIAKAMAARTGQRLDPNQELIGQGMSNIVGSFFQSYAVSGSFSRSAVNIQSGAVSGLSNVVSSLVVVIVLIFLTPLLYYLPQAVLAAIIMMAVIGLLNVKGFIHSWKAQKYDGIIGLITFVLTLGFAPHLEWGIMVGVILSLGLYMLRNMKPDIALLAKHPDGTWRNSERFGLARCKHLAVVRYNGSLFFANTNYLEDKILELVSSMPHLKQVIIVGNGINELDASGEDILSLLADRLRENGLGVSVTGLNDSVLDVMRRTHLYEKIGENQLFRNVARAIDALHREAHIGSDEAPCPLLEVVYLDGDSGGKPRW; encoded by the coding sequence ATTATAGCAAGATTCCTGCCGTTTCTGGAATGGTTTAAGGGCTATACCATACATCACTTCCGACTGGATTTTGTCTCCGGCATCACGGTGGCACTGGTTCTGGTTCCGCAGTCGATGGCTTATGCGCAACTGGCCGGCCTGCCCGCATATTACGGCTTATATGCCGCCTTTTTACCACCTTTGGTAGCATCCCTGTTCGGGTCCAGCCGGCAGCTTGCCACAGGACCGGTTGCCGTTGTTTCATTGATGACGGCCACGGCGCTGGAACCGCTGGCCACGGCCGGAAGCGAGATGTTTGTGGCCTATGCCATTCTCCTGGCTCTGCTGGTCGGACTTTTCCAGCTTCTGCTGGGCGTTTTAAGGCTTGGGCTGGTCGTCAATTTCCTGTCGCACCCGGTGGTGAACGGTTTTACCAATGCGGCGGCGCTGATTATTGCCTCATCACAGTTGGCCAAAATTTTCGGTGTCAATGTCGTCCAAGCCGAACATCAATATGAAACCGTCTATAATATATTCAGGGCGGCGTGGTATTTTACGCACTGGCCGACCCTCGGTCTGGCCATTCTGGCCTTTATTATCATGTATGCCATACGCCGGATAAATCCGCGGCTGCCATATGTTCTGGTTGCGGTGGGAGTGACAACGATTATTTCCTGGGCGACCGGTTTTGAACATAATTGCGCCATGAAATTGAATCAGATAAAGAGCCATGAGGCCGTCAGGACCATAAATCAATTTAATGAGACCGTTGACAGGATTCAGGAACTGGTCGATCAAAGAATTCAACTCGGTGCGGATATGAAAAAGGCTGTCGGTGTCTATGGCGAAAATTCTCTGGCGGCCGCTTCGGTTCATAATGAATTATCGCTTTTGAATATCGAAATCGAGGAATTGAAAGAGCGGAACCAGCTGCTGAAGCAGCAATTATGGATGATACACCTGAAGTCAACCGGGACCCACGATGGTGCCATGGAGTTTTATGATCTTCAGACCAATATTGCCGGGATGCAATATGATCAATATAACTGGCGGCTTCTGGTGGGGAACAGGCGCATCGACAGCGCCGCCGTCAGGATGGCCTGCGGCGGAAGTGTCGTCGGAAATATCCCGCGTGGTTTACCGTCACTGATTTTTCCCAAATTTGATACCTCGGTAGCTTTTAATTTATTGCCGATCGCCATTATCATATCTCTTCTGGGCTTTATGGAAGCCATCTCGATTGCCAAGGCGATGGCCGCCCGGACGGGGCAGAGGCTTGATCCCAACCAGGAATTGATCGGTCAGGGCATGTCCAATATTGTCGGCTCGTTTTTCCAGAGTTATGCCGTATCGGGCTCGTTTTCGCGGTCGGCGGTGAATATCCAGTCGGGCGCGGTGAGCGGGTTGTCGAATGTCGTCAGCAGTCTGGTCGTGGTGATCGTGCTGATTTTTCTGACGCCGCTGCTGTACTATCTGCCGCAGGCGGTTCTGGCCGCCATCATCATGATGGCGGTGATCGGCCTGCTGAATGTGAAGGGATTCATTCATTCCTGGAAAGCGCAGAAATATGACGGCATTATCGGCCTGATCACGTTTGTCCTGACGCTGGGATTCGCGCCGCATCTCGAGTGGGGCATAATGGTCGGCGTCATTCTGTCGCTCGGATTGTATATGCTGCGTAACATGAAACCGGATATTGCGCTGCTCGCGAAACACCCCGACGGAACCTGGCGCAACAGCGAGCGTTTCGGCCTGGCGCGATGCAAACACCTGGCGGTGGTTCGGTACAACGGCTCCCTGTTTTTTGCCAACACGAATTACCTTGAAGATAAAATTCTCGAGCTGGTATCTTCGATGCCCCACCTGAAACAGGTCATCATCGTCGGCAACGGCATCAACGAGCTCGATGCCTCGGGTGAGGATATCCTCTCGCTTCTGGCCGACCGGCTCCGCGAAAACGGCCTGGGCGTTTCGGTAACGGGGCTGAATGATTCGGTTCTCGACGTCATGCGGCGGACACATCTTTATGAGAAAATCGGGGAGAACCAGCTTTTCCGCAACGTAGCCAGGGCCATCGATGCCCTGCACCGCGAGGCGCATATCGGATCGGATGAGGCTCCCTGCCCGCTTCTGGAAGTGGTCTACCTGGACGGCGACAGCGGCGGCAAACCCCGCTGGTAA
- a CDS encoding response regulator, producing the protein MAIISIFSGSFCRGDEIAEKTAQTLGYKRIDEILITEASSEFDIPEKKLQQTLQGETPTLNKITREREKNIAFLKMALAKLILEDSCVILGSAAHLLPRNITHILRVCVIADFAYRVEQAIQSLSIPKGKAEGMIHGYDSKMRQWTGQLVDSTPYDSKIYDIVIPIHDMSIDQAVEIIKKYAGSDQLKTTPRSQSSAEDFLLSAKINLTLTKAGYDLEVFSENGNVTLLIDHEVIRMKQHQEKLIQITRGIEGVTDVNVRPGPKFQASSTNPWANMDLPPRILLVDDEKEFVQTLSERLQTRNLESSIVYDGEQAIDFVSRNQTDVMVLDLMMPGINGIEVLRRVKKDYPNVEVIILTGHGSEKEKAISEELGAFAYLQKPVDIDILAKVMRDAYQKISRLKADTTEDPENRSKPDSE; encoded by the coding sequence GTGGCAATAATTTCTATTTTCAGCGGTTCGTTTTGCCGCGGCGATGAAATCGCCGAAAAAACAGCACAAACCCTTGGTTATAAAAGGATCGATGAAATCCTGATCACCGAGGCAAGCTCCGAATTCGATATTCCGGAGAAGAAACTTCAGCAAACCCTTCAGGGTGAAACTCCCACCTTGAACAAAATAACCCGGGAAAGAGAAAAAAATATTGCCTTTCTTAAAATGGCTCTGGCGAAACTCATTCTGGAAGATAGTTGTGTAATCCTCGGCTCCGCCGCGCATCTTCTGCCGCGAAATATCACCCATATACTTCGGGTATGCGTTATTGCCGATTTTGCTTACCGTGTCGAGCAGGCAATTCAATCCCTGTCCATTCCAAAAGGAAAAGCGGAAGGCATGATACACGGTTATGATTCAAAGATGCGACAATGGACCGGCCAGCTGGTTGATTCCACCCCTTATGACTCAAAAATATATGATATTGTCATTCCAATTCACGATATGTCGATTGATCAGGCCGTGGAGATTATTAAAAAATATGCCGGCAGCGACCAGCTGAAAACGACACCGAGGTCACAAAGCTCCGCCGAGGATTTCCTGCTGAGTGCAAAAATCAATCTGACTCTGACGAAAGCGGGCTATGATCTTGAGGTTTTCTCGGAAAACGGAAATGTAACGTTGCTGATCGACCACGAAGTGATCCGGATGAAGCAGCATCAGGAGAAATTGATCCAGATTACCCGGGGTATCGAAGGTGTCACCGACGTGAATGTCCGCCCGGGCCCCAAATTCCAGGCATCATCGACCAACCCCTGGGCCAATATGGATCTGCCGCCCAGAATTTTGCTGGTCGATGATGAGAAGGAATTCGTCCAGACACTTTCGGAGAGACTCCAGACACGCAACCTGGAATCCTCGATTGTCTATGACGGCGAGCAGGCAATTGATTTTGTCAGCAGGAACCAGACTGATGTTATGGTCCTTGATTTGATGATGCCGGGAATAAACGGTATCGAGGTCCTTCGCCGCGTCAAAAAAGATTATCCCAATGTCGAGGTGATTATTCTTACCGGGCATGGTTCCGAAAAGGAAAAAGCCATCTCGGAAGAACTGGGGGCATTTGCCTATTTGCAAAAACCGGTCGATATCGATATTCTCGCCAAGGTGATGCGGGACGCCTATCAGAAAATCAGTCGTCTGAAGGCCGACACAACCGAGGACCCGGAAAACCGGTCGAAACCGGATTCGGAATGA
- a CDS encoding two-component sensor histidine kinase, whose translation MTDSSWEKGIGESESSMVPTGEGLPRYRKLRRRSVIATSLVALAPLIIMVIINFYQDKEAYIAESRYAVTRILSNTKRNLEFIIEERRSALSLILNEQPYQKLTSPEGLKSIQKNLNNSFGGFVDLGVINADGIQTNYIGPYELVGRNYRDQAWFSEVLVRGVYVSDVFLGHRKLPHFVIAFKHEIDESSFFVFRATIDMSLLSEQITTTQLDQNTDVFIVNSDGILQTPSVFYGEVMEKMSIPVPKRIQLVETVDEFNENGRMNTRGFSYIKGTPFILMVLKQHENIYIHWAYHRAGIIWFLLLSIVLILIVIFYGAGHTVKRLRELDRRRAKIFHNIEYTNKMATVGRMAAGVAHEINNPLAIINEKAGLLEDLITHTKDFPSRDKFMAITNSITNSVERCSKVTRRLLGFAKRMENKVETIDLGDLLREVVGFQSTEIKHRNIIIGYNFQENIPTIQSDRGQLQQVFLNIINNAFAAVDNGGSIDIAIAEADGKRIAVTVTDNGVGIPKDELEHIFEPFYSTKGEFGTGLGLSITQDIVQKLGGEIIVESEPGKGTDFKVILPTAGRVIPYQG comes from the coding sequence ATGACAGATTCTTCCTGGGAAAAAGGTATCGGTGAATCGGAAAGCAGCATGGTCCCAACCGGTGAGGGGCTGCCGCGCTACCGAAAACTCCGACGGCGTTCGGTGATCGCCACATCGCTGGTTGCACTGGCGCCGCTTATTATTATGGTCATCATTAACTTTTATCAGGATAAAGAGGCCTATATCGCCGAAAGCCGTTATGCCGTTACCCGCATATTATCCAATACCAAGAGGAATCTTGAATTTATTATCGAGGAGCGCCGGTCGGCGCTGTCGCTTATTCTTAACGAACAGCCTTATCAGAAACTGACCAGTCCCGAAGGGTTGAAGTCGATTCAAAAAAATCTGAACAATTCATTCGGCGGCTTTGTCGATCTTGGCGTTATTAATGCCGACGGCATCCAGACCAATTATATCGGGCCCTATGAATTGGTCGGCCGCAACTACCGGGATCAGGCCTGGTTCAGTGAGGTGCTGGTGAGGGGAGTCTATGTCAGCGATGTCTTTCTGGGACATCGCAAACTTCCCCATTTCGTGATTGCCTTCAAACATGAAATCGATGAGAGCAGTTTCTTCGTTTTCCGGGCTACCATCGACATGTCGCTTCTGAGCGAGCAGATAACGACCACCCAGCTTGACCAGAACACCGATGTTTTCATCGTCAACAGTGACGGTATCCTCCAGACACCCTCCGTTTTCTATGGTGAAGTCATGGAGAAAATGAGCATCCCTGTTCCCAAAAGAATTCAACTGGTCGAGACGGTCGACGAGTTCAATGAAAACGGACGTATGAACACGAGGGGTTTTTCATACATAAAAGGAACACCGTTTATATTGATGGTGCTGAAGCAGCACGAGAATATTTATATACACTGGGCCTATCATCGTGCCGGTATAATCTGGTTTCTCCTTCTGAGTATCGTCCTGATCTTGATTGTGATATTTTATGGCGCCGGTCATACCGTCAAACGGCTCCGTGAGCTTGACCGCCGGCGGGCTAAAATATTCCACAATATCGAGTACACCAATAAAATGGCAACCGTCGGGCGCATGGCCGCCGGGGTTGCTCATGAGATAAACAATCCGCTGGCAATTATTAATGAAAAGGCCGGTCTGCTCGAGGATCTCATCACCCACACAAAAGATTTTCCCAGCCGCGATAAATTCATGGCCATCACCAATTCCATCACCAATTCGGTCGAACGGTGCAGTAAAGTCACGCGGCGGCTTCTGGGTTTTGCCAAACGGATGGAGAACAAGGTCGAGACCATCGACCTTGGCGATCTTCTCCGGGAAGTGGTCGGCTTTCAGAGCACCGAAATCAAGCACCGCAATATCATAATCGGTTACAATTTCCAGGAAAATATCCCGACTATTCAGAGCGATCGGGGCCAGCTTCAGCAGGTCTTTCTTAACATTATAAATAACGCCTTTGCGGCGGTTGACAACGGCGGATCCATCGATATCGCCATTGCCGAGGCGGACGGCAAGAGAATTGCCGTTACCGTCACTGATAACGGTGTCGGTATTCCCAAAGATGAGCTGGAACATATATTCGAACCATTCTACTCGACCAAAGGGGAATTCGGGACCGGCCTGGGATTGTCCATAACGCAGGATATTGTCCAGAAACTGGGCGGAGAAATAATAGTGGAAAGCGAACCCGGTAAAGGCACTGATTTTAAGGTCATACTGC